The Verrucomicrobiota bacterium genome window below encodes:
- the xseA gene encoding exodeoxyribonuclease VII large subunit gives MSKPLKSQWDFGELFPMEATRRVLTVSELTASVRRLIEREIGSVWVTGEISNLRLQGSGHAYFSLKDAGAQLNCVLFRGEATSFSRNLLSDGQKVVLFGDLTVYEARGQYQLRVTQVELQGVGALQIAFERLKQKLNAEGLFAPERKRPLPRFPRRIGIVTSPTGAALRDVIHVIERRNPALEVVLAPCRVQGRGAAEEIAAAIRLLNEWACHEPGRAALPRSRFSVATAAQQHRPTSDEFMGRKHGAGTKEACHEPTPSDLLPPHEPIPSALPGGELVQLRNAECAVRSSGSAIRNPQSAIGPGGVGGGARLDLILVTRGGGSLEDLWAFNEESVARAIFESAIPVVSAVGHEIDFTISDFVADMRAATPSVAAELITEGVFASREFVTRASTRLLDLVRKRIEVDSEALEDLAGRLSRAHPRRRIQEQFQRLDDLQSTLLRCVHFGFREQSGHWQSVAQRFLRLRPAMILLRRRELLVQLQAQLGDQTRHKLESLQSRVQTAGARLRLLSPHNVLERGYSITQDASSGKIIRAAQDVRPGQRLRTRLKAGEISSVVEGPS, from the coding sequence TTGAGCAAACCCCTCAAATCCCAGTGGGACTTTGGCGAGCTATTTCCGATGGAAGCAACCCGCCGCGTCCTCACCGTGAGCGAACTGACCGCGTCGGTCAGACGGCTGATCGAGCGGGAGATCGGCTCCGTTTGGGTGACGGGGGAAATCTCGAATCTGCGCTTGCAAGGCTCCGGCCATGCCTACTTCTCTCTCAAAGACGCCGGCGCGCAACTGAACTGCGTGCTGTTCCGCGGCGAAGCCACCAGTTTCAGCCGCAACCTGCTGAGCGACGGACAGAAGGTCGTGCTCTTCGGCGACCTCACCGTCTATGAGGCGCGCGGGCAATATCAGCTTCGCGTCACCCAGGTGGAATTACAGGGCGTCGGCGCGCTGCAAATCGCGTTCGAGAGGCTCAAACAGAAACTGAATGCCGAAGGTCTCTTTGCCCCCGAACGCAAACGCCCGCTGCCCCGTTTCCCGCGGCGAATCGGGATCGTCACTTCCCCGACGGGGGCCGCATTGCGGGACGTGATCCATGTGATCGAGCGAAGGAATCCGGCCCTGGAAGTGGTCCTGGCGCCGTGCCGAGTGCAAGGCCGCGGCGCCGCTGAGGAAATCGCCGCCGCGATCCGGCTGCTCAACGAATGGGCCTGCCATGAACCCGGTAGGGCTGCGTTGCCGCGCAGCCGGTTTTCTGTCGCTACGGCGGCGCAGCAGCACCGCCCTACCAGCGACGAGTTCATGGGCCGCAAGCATGGTGCTGGGACCAAGGAAGCTTGCCATGAACCGACGCCCTCTGATCTTCTGCCTCCCCACGAACCCATTCCTTCAGCCCTCCCAGGAGGAGAACTTGTCCAATTGCGGAATGCAGAATGCGCAGTGCGGAGTTCTGGTTCCGCAATCCGCAATCCGCAATCCGCGATCGGTCCTGGAGGGGTTGGGGGCGGGGCTAGGCTGGACCTGATTCTGGTCACGCGCGGCGGCGGCAGCCTGGAGGATTTGTGGGCGTTCAACGAGGAAAGCGTGGCGCGCGCGATTTTTGAATCGGCGATCCCGGTTGTCTCGGCCGTAGGCCACGAGATTGATTTTACGATCAGTGATTTTGTGGCCGACATGCGAGCGGCGACGCCGAGTGTGGCCGCGGAATTGATCACGGAAGGAGTGTTCGCCAGCCGTGAGTTCGTGACCCGCGCTTCGACCCGGCTTCTTGATCTCGTTCGGAAGAGGATCGAAGTGGACAGCGAAGCGCTGGAAGATCTGGCGGGGCGGCTGAGCCGGGCGCATCCGCGCCGGCGCATTCAAGAGCAATTTCAGCGGCTGGACGATTTGCAGAGCACACTGCTGCGGTGCGTTCATTTCGGTTTTCGAGAGCAGTCCGGGCACTGGCAATCGGTGGCCCAGAGATTTCTGCGCCTGCGGCCTGCAATGATTTTACTGCGCCGTCGAGAGTTGTTGGTGCAGTTGCAGGCGCAACTTGGAGACCAAACGCGTCACAAATTGGAATCGCTGCAATCCCGCGTGCAAACCGCCGGGGCGCGCCTGCGTTTGCTTTCGCCTCATAACGTCCTCGAACGCGGCTATTCCATCACCCAGGACGCCAGTTCCGGTAAGATCATTCGCGCCGCGCAAGACGTGCGTCCGGGCCAGAGGCTGCGGACCCGGCTCAAGGCGGGCGAGATCAGCAGCGTCGTCGAGGGTCCGTCCTGA